In Fibrobacter sp., the genomic stretch CCGTACTCGGGAAGGGCGTGCACTCGTCGAGCGCCATGATGATGTCGGCCCCTATTTCGCGCTGGGCGTTCATGACGCTTGCGGGGCTAAAGAAGTGTTTTGAACCGTCAAGTATGCTCCTGAACTCGACGCCTTCCGGTGTAATCTTGCGGAGGTCCTTCAAACTCCATACCTGGAATCCACCGCTGTCCGTGAGCACCGGCCCGTCCCATGCCATGAACTTGTGTATGCCGCCCGCCTTCGCGATTCGGGGCGTGGTGGGGCGCAGGTACAGGTGGTACGTGTTCGCGAGGATAATCTCTGCCTTGATGTCCTTGAGCTGGGCTGGCGTTACCGCCTTCACGGTCGCCTCGGTGCCCACCGGCATAAAGATGGGGGTCGTCACGTCGCCGTGGTCGGTGTGGACCACGCCGAGGCGGGCCTTCGATTTCTTGGAAGTCTTTAAAAGTTCAAAGCGG encodes the following:
- a CDS encoding tRNA guanosine transglycosylase, with the protein product MNRFELLKTSKKSKARLGVVHTDHGDVTTPIFMPVGTEATVKAVTPAQLKDIKAEIILANTYHLYLRPTTPRIAKAGGIHKFMAWDGPVLTDSGGFQVWSLKDLRKITPEGVEFRSILDGSKHFFSPASVMNAQREIGADIIMALDECTPFPSTAKEAEHSLNYTLKWTAEAMQWLKEHPPIHGYDQQFFGIIQGGMHKNLRKQAIERIAELGPDGFAMG